Part of the Pirellulales bacterium genome is shown below.
CAACAGACTCGAACTGACAAAGCGCTAGTTCGGCGGCCCTGGCTCGCGGCGGGGATAGAGAGTGACCCGCAGGGACGCGCTCGCCGCGGCCATCCGCGCCCTGTGCGGCATGCAGGGGCCGCAGGCCGCCGCCCTCGAACGCGACGGCATGCGCCGTCAGATCGTCGGCCGAAATCAGCTCCAGGTCGGTGTTCAGGTAGCGGATCACGCCGTCCACCGCGATGCGCCTCGGCTGTAGAACGACCAAGCTCAGTTGTCCGCCAAAACAAAGTGGCGGGATTGCACACAGCAGAATTATCGCTGCAATGAAGTAGTTCCGAACCGTACGAACGTCTGGCGGGTCAACTGCAGCGAATTGTTAGGCACGACCGCTCACTTCGGATCAGGCACATCCAGTCCTTTACAAATCTTGCGAGCGAGATTGTCAGAAATCTCGACATGGCGCGGAACCGCTTCTACGTTGCCATTGGCAGGATTCGTCCACAAGGAGTGCGACCTGCCCTCGCGCTTCAGATGACATCCATGTTTGCGCAGGCGCCGAAACAGCGCTGTCCGCTTCATTCCACGGTCACGACGGTTCGGTCCGCATCCTCCGGGACGCCGCGCAAACCATCCTCGCGACGGTCTTCAAGAATCAACGCGATTGCGTCTCGCAGACTGGTTAACGACTCGTCTCGCGAATGCCCCTGCCCGTTGGCGCCCGGAACCTCTGGACAGTATGCGATAAACCATTCCCCGTCACGTTCGACGACGGCGGTAAATTCGTTATGCATGGCTATGTCCCGTTCCGATCCGACCGACCTCAGCCGCTCGCACCTGAGCGACCCGTTGAAACCAGTAGAGCATGGCAGACGAAACCGCCAAACCGGCTGCGTTGTCAGCGGGTCGACTGCAGCGGCTTGTTAGGCGGAACCATCCGCTGAATCTCGGGGTCGGCGGACAAGGTCAATGACGCCAAGGATCCCGCCGACGAAGCCCGTGATGCGAAGGATGCCCGCCAAACCGACAAGCTCGCGCGATCGACCGGGGTCGAAGGCATAGCTCGCGATGTACAGCGCTGCGGCCACAGCTAAGACTGAACCGCGGGGACCGCGACGCGAGAGAAACCAAAATCCGACGAGTGCCGCTACCACAGCGACAATTGACACCACTAGGAAAACTTGGCCGAAGGGGTCCATATGCCTGCTCGTTTTATGGGCCTAACGAAAAAGCTCAGTTGCCCGCCCTCCAGAGAGCGGATTGAGCGCCAGTATACCGCCGCTGAGGGGAGTACGCCACATCGACCGTTGGTGCGGCGGGTCGACTGACTACTAGTGCTTTCCAACCCTCTCACATTTGGGTGGGAACAGCGCACCCTCTCGCTCTGGCAACAGGTTGCGTCGTTCCCAACCCAACAGACTCGAACAGACTCGAGCAGACTCGAGCCGGCACAGCGCTAGTTCGGCGGCCCTGGCTCGCGGCGGGGATAGAGAGTGACTCGCAGGGACGCGCCCGCCGCGGCCATCCGCCCCAGCAGCTCGGCCGACAGCCCTTGGTTGAACGCCCAAGGTTCTCGGCCGCAATCATACCCGATGTTGAACTCTTGCCGCGAGCATCGTGCCCAGACCGACCGAAGGGGCGGGACGAGCGACTCGACAAGGGCGAGCATGGCCGCGACGTTCGGCTCCGGCTCGGCGTGCTGTTGCTCCGTCTCGAAGCAGGCGTACCACAACCCATCCGCGCCCTGTGCGGCATGCAGGGGCCGAACGCCGCCGACCTCGAACGCGACGGCAAGCGCCGTCAGATCGTCGGCCGAAATCAGCTCCAGGTCGGTGTTCAGATAGCGGAACACGCCGCACACCGCGATGCGCCTCGGCTGTAGAACGCTCCGCGATAACCGAGTCGCGGAAGCTGAGTTTCCATTGCGATGTCGCTTGGCTACCGCGACTTCGTCTCAACGCTCGCTTCCGCGTGTTCCGCTACTCGAACAAGCTTGGCAATGCGCTTCTTGCTCCCGGATCATAGTAGAATGCCTGAATCGCTGAGGCAATGACATCCAATGGATCCTTGAAATCAGCGTCACGAAAGGCAACGCTATCGCCGATTCGCGCAGCGGAGGCATCTTCACGACATTTTGGATAAGCGATTGTCGCATTGATCACCAATGACCGCATCATCGGCAAACCGGCAACCTTGACGTCACGGAACGTCTCCCAAGGAATCCAGCCGATTTGCTTCTTGAATCCTTGCAGCGACACAATCAGCCAAGCATCTCGGATCAATCCGGGGACCTGAGGCACTCCATCCAAGCTTGACTCGCCGATAACGTTGACTTCCAATCCTTCGCTGCAAATCCGCAAGAGCGGTTTGAGGCGGGCGAAAACGTTGAACCAGCCAAGCAATGCGATCAATGTCATTGGAATGGCGATGATGGAGAATGTCATGCCCGCCTCGATTCCCGGCTTTCCGTCTGCCTTCTTCACGATCTCGAAGAAGAAGAGCGGGCCGAGGATTGCACACAACAGGGCGAGCATCGTGAACCCGATCGCCGTGACATAATGATACCACGATTTCGCATAAAAGACTGATTTGCCAATAGACACGGAATTGCTCACAAGATGCTTCACGCAATTCGCCACACATCACTTGGCGACGGGAGTTGGCGTCGATTTGGAATTCCACTGGCGACCTGCGATTGCGGTAGCCCAGGACTTTCGGACAGCGGCGGAACTCCTCTCATGGCAACATCCTATCGGCGGCCGAGCGCCGCGACAAGATTTTGCAATGTCGGCGTAGCGCCGCAGAGCGTGCCGAGTTCGGGCGAGACGCGGTCGCACTCCTGGTTTCCCCCGCGACCTGTCCCGCGGTTGCGAAATGATGGGGCAATACCCCCAGGACCTCGATGAGGCGTCGCCCCGTGGCCTCGCCCAACAAGTTCGGCGAAGCTGGAACATTCTTGTAGAAAATGGGCCAGCGCGTCGCGTAGAACGAAGCGTGGAGGCGGCGCGGGACGCCGCGCGGCCCGCGGCGACCTCCGCGCAAGACGGCAGGGGCATCGACGGAGGGCGACGACAGAGGCGGGCCGGGGTTTTGCAACTCCCCCGCGAGTTTTGCTGGCAAAACTCCGGCCCGGCCCGGAGCGTGTCGCCCGCAAGTCGTTGCCGGCACACGGGTTGGCGCGAGGCCCCCGCGCCACAGCCCGGAGTTTTGCACAAAACAGTGCGTGAATATTGCTCGCGAGCACAATGCCGAAGCGCTCGGCGACAAGACAAGGACGAGACAAGCAAGTACCCGGGGCGGGGGTCGAACCCACAACCTTCGGCTTCGGAGGCTCGTTAGTGCTAAAGCTTCAACCAGCGTTTTCCTCGGTGGTTGCCGGCATTCTACGCTTTCGACCCGCCATTGCAAGGCGTGTCACTTCATTGCAGTTCTCGCGACAAATTGCGGTATTCGGCGACGCTCGCCCGGGATAATCCGGTAGTTTACCGGATTATCGAAATGATGCGGACGCCCCATGCGTGTAGCCTGGGCTACAGGATCGCCAGGACCGCTGAACCAGGCGCCGTGCCGACGATCGGCAGGCCGCCCCGTTCCAGGTCATGCGTCCCGGCCACGGCCCCTCGAGGCCGGGTCGAGCATGAGCAGTCGCATCGGCGTCAATTGGGCGACGTCTCCCCTCAGGACGGCGAATCCGCGTCGCCAAGGCTCGGATCGGACGAGAACCGGGTCCGTAGAGGAACCGGACGCACCAGCCTTCGCCTCCCGCGGTCCGACGCCTCCGTGCAGCTCTGCGGTCGGGTTCCGCTGTGATGCGTGTCCGGACCTCTGGGGGCCGCACACGCAATTCCCGGCAGAACCGCGATTCCCGAACTACACTTGGGTCGTTAGACCCTACCTGAGCCGAGCTATGCCCAAGCCAGACCTCAAGAAGCGCGTCGCCGAACTTTCTCCCCGGTTGCGGGAAGTCCTGCGGCTACTCAGCCTCGGTTGTTCCGTAAACGAAATTGCCGACATTCTCGGGCTCGCTCCGGCGACGGTCGACAACCATCGGACGCGGCTCTATCACCTCCTGGGCGTTACTAAGGCGAGCTTGCTTGTCCGGGTTGCGATCAAATATCGCGTGTCGCCCGTCGATGAAACGCTTACCCTGGGCGAGAAGCGGCGCCGGGGGAAGAAACGGGACGGTTGGAATTCCTGAGCCAGGCAACGGTCGCCGTGCTTCGCCGCCGCTCGCTCCGGCGTTGCGGGCCGATATTCTCCCCGCCCGCAGCGATCGGTCGATCTCTTGAAACTCGACTGCGAACGAGCGGAGTGACGGGGTCTCGAAGGCTGGGCTGCGTCCGGCAAGTTGACCGACGTCCATGTGATCCGTGGCGATGCCCCCCCTGCCCCCCCCCTCGACCGACTCGCCCGCAGCTGCTGCAGCCTCGATTTCAACCCGAGAGCGATCGACTCCAGGACGACCGTCGATGGGGGAAGATTGTCCCTACGTAGGGACAATTTGCTTTCCAACGATCGACGAACTCTGCGTCGCGAAGCGTGCTGGACACGATGTCCGGCGGCGACGGCCCGACCGGACGCCCCCTTCACCGAATGATCTGCAAGCACGCCTCTGTCAGGTGCGTCATTCCTGGGGCAGCGAAGCGGTCGTTGAGACGGCTGATCGTGGCCTGCTCCCAAAACCTGCACCACAGGTGTGACCGCCATTCCAAAAACGTAGCGCCCGGCGCCCGAATAGTGTAGCGCGGTGTTAAGTGCGGGAATGATTCAGGCCGTCCCAGGTGAAGCCGTTGCCGATTCCTCCTTATCGTTAGATCGATGGCACAGGCGGGCGTCCTTGAGTCGATAGCTCTCGCCTTTGGTTTCGAGGATCTGGCAGCGATGGGTGAGTCGACAAGGCCATTCAGCATAGTCACGTCCATTCGGCGGCGGGTTCGACGAGAGGAGGCGTGCATTATCCGACCGGCTCTAACACTTGCGATTCAACCAGCAGGTCGAACTGCTGCTCCACTCGGTTCGGCATTGTCCCGCCTCGGACCAGTATTCCCAACTCCATGTTGATCGTGAATGCTTGTTGGGTCAGGTTGGCTGGCGAAAGGAACAGCCATTCCCCATCGGCCACGACACACTTGACGTGCAAGATGCCGACTTTGTTGCTGTCACCAAGGGGCCGGTTCTCCTTCGGCCAGAAGTAGACCGTCGAGCAAGCCGCCACTTCCTGCCCCAACGCCTTGATCGTGCTGTACTCGCAGGGCCAGCGCGCACTCTAGGCAAAGTGGGGTGGCGCGGTAATTGTTTGTGTGGCAAGTTGTTTCGCGTCAGGTTCCTCGACGCGAAAGGATTTCTCATGCTCACGATCGGCGACCGCGAAGCGGTCAACTTGGTTCGTTTCTTTGACGGCTTGCCCGACCCGCGGTCGAGCGTCAATCGGCTGCATCGACTGGGGGACGTGATCGTCATCGCGATCTGCGCGGTCGTCGCCCTGGCCGACGGGCCGACGGCGATCGCGCAGTGGGCGGAGCTCAACGAGACGTGGCTCAAGACGCATCTGGCGCTCAATCACGGCATTCCCGGCAAAGACACGTTCCGCCGCGTCTTGACCTTGCTCGATCCGGTACTCTTCCAGCAGTGCTTCGCCGCCTGGTTGGACGGGCTGTGCACGGCGGCGGACGACGCCCCGCCGTCCGCCCAGCGGCACGTCGCCATCGACGGCAAGACGCTCCGCCGTTCGCACGATCGGAAGAACGGCCTGGGGCCGCTGCACGTCGTGAGCGCCTGGGCCTCGGATTGCGGCGTCACGCTGGGGCAGGTCGCCACCGACGAGAAATCGAACGAGATCACGGCCATCCCGCAATTGCTGGAGATTCTCGACCTCGAGGAGACGATCGTGACGATCGACGCGGCCGGCTGCCAAAAGGCCATCGCCGCGCAGATCGTGCAGCAGGGGGGCGACTACGTGCTGGCGCTCAAGGGGAATCACGGCAAGCTGTTCAACGACGTCCGCTTCGCGCTCGCTGGTCCCCTCGAGGACGACGTCGCGACCCGCTCGGTCAGCCGCTGCGTCGAGGTCGAACAAGGACACGGGCGGCTCGAATCGCGGACGTACTTCCAGATGTCCGCGCCGGACTGGCTGCACGGCCGCTCCGAATGGAAGGGCCTCAAGACGATCGGCGCGGTCGTGCGCACCTACGAAGAGAACGGCGTCGAGAAGTCCGACACCCGCTCCTACGTCAGCAGCTTGCGCCGCCACGGCGAGCGATTCGCCGCCGCCGTCCGCGGCCACTGGGGAATTGAAAACTCGCTCCACTGGTCCCTCGACGTGACCTACCGCGAAGACGACAGCCGCGTCCGCCACCGCACCTTCGCCGAGAACCTCGCGTGGCTCCGCCGCTTCACGCTGAGCCTCGTCAAGAAGCACCCCGGCAAGCAAAGCCAAATCATGAAACGACGAATGGCCGGATGGAGCCCCGAATTCTTGATGCAAATCCTTGCCGGCAATGGATGTTAGTGGGCGCTGGCCCTGGTGTCCGAGCGACTGAGAACCCGGAGCGTGTAGTACTCCGCCGTGGCGGGACCGGCAGCAAGACTTACCAGGAGAAAGCAGGCGAAACAGCGGATCATGCGATTGCCCTCGTCAGGGGGTGCTTACCTCGACAATGCCCCGGATTATAAAAGGGCGACGATGGCCCCTCAATCAGCTGCACACCATTCACGGTCCTGCAGGCCCGCCGCGCTGATCCATACTGAACTTCACCCCCACAAACGCCCCCCCTGCGCCCCTTCCGCTGTCACCCTCACGTCGGCCTCGCCCCGCCGTCTGGGCCGACGTGAGGGGGATGGCGGGAGGCGGCGTAGCCCCCTTCTGCCGAGCCGGAACTGAGTTCGCCAATCGCCACAACTCCGGTCTAGTTCCAACCAGAACCCCGGTCGTTTACGATAGGGTTCTTGTCGGTCCATGCCACCGCGGCATTCACGCCAAGTGCTAGTACGGAGATGGCGTTGATCGGACGTTTTGTACGAAAGGTTTGACAGATGCAAGATGGCAGCTCGGCCTCTCCCCCTGGCCCTCACAACGACGCCGAGCCCACTGTAATTCAATCAAGCCCGCAACTGGTTATCGACGCGGCCGATTCGTTCAACTACGCCGCTTGGCAGAACGCTGTGCCACTACTGCGAAGGGTGACGATCGACAACTCAGGGGGCGCTGAACTCTCTTCACTCGTCGTCGAGCTGAAAGCCTCGCCGGCATTCGCCCGCGACCGCCGGTGGATGGTCGACCGCATCGGGGCGGGTGAGACGCTCACGCTAAAAGACGTCGACCTCGAAATCGACCCAGCCTACCTCGACGGCCTGGACGAGGCCGAGCGAGGCGTCTTGACGCTTCGACTGCTACACAAGGGCGAAGCCCTCCACGAGACGACCCACGTGCTGCGCGTGCTTGCCCGCGACGAGTGGGGGGGCATGTCCTCGATGGGGGAGCTGCTGCCGGCGTTTGTCACCCCCAACGACCCCGCGCTGGCCGCGCTGCTCCGGTCGGCCGCGACGCTGCTCGGCCAACACGGTCACCCGACCGCCCTGGACGGTTATCAGTCGGGCGACCCCAATCGCGCCTATCTGCTCGCCGCGTCCCTCTGGTCCGCCGTGGCGGGCCGGTCACTCGTCTACGCCAACCCGCCGGGGAGTTTCGAGCAAGTTGGGCAGAAGACGCGTCGCGTCGGAACGGTGCTAGGCGATGGACTAGCGACCTGCCTTGATACGTCGCTGTTGTTTGCGTCGGCCCTCGAAGCAGTGGGGCTCAATCCCGTTTTGACTATGACCCAAGGGCACTGCTTCGTCGGCGTCTGGTTAGTCGATAAGTCGTTCAAGCGGCTCGTCGAAAGGGATTGCAGCGAGCCGCGAAAAGCGATTGCGGCGAAAGAACTGCTCGTCTTCGAGACAACGATGGTGACCCACCAACCGCCTGGGCGATTTCCCGATGCGGTGACAATGGCGACAGGCGCCATTTCCGAAGAGAAAGAACACCAGTTCGTCGCGGTCATCGACGTATCGCGGGCCCGGATGTCTCAGGTCTTGCCGCTGGCTTCTCATGCTGCCCGGAAGGAAGAAGTTTCCGACGAGCTAGAGTCGGGGCCGCCCCCCTTGCCGGCGTCGCCCGGTTACGAATCGGTGCCGGCGGTCGAGACCGAAGAGCGTCCCCAGACGCCTGCTGGCCGCATCGAGCGCTGGCAGCGAAAATTGCTCGACCTGTCGTTACGCAATCGACTGCTCAACTTTCGCCCTTCTAAGCAGACGGTTCCGATCTTGTGCCCCGATGTGTCACGGCTGGAAGATCGGCTGGCAGTCGGGGCCCGCCTGCGGCTGGTGTCGCTCGCCGACGGGAACCCCCTGGGGCAGCGGGACGCGGAGCTGCACCAGAAGCGGACTAAGAAAGATATTGACTGGGAGTTTGCTCGGCAGGCGTTTGACCGAGACGAGGTGGTCTCCCCGGTGGAGCTGCGGGACCTCGACGTGCGGCTAACGGCGCTTTATCGGAAGGTGCGCAGCGACCTAGCGGAAGGTGGTTCGAACACCCTGTACTTGGCTGTCGGGTTTCTGCGCTGGAAGCAAAATCCCACCGACGAAAAGACCTACCGCGCACCGCTGCTGCTGGTCCCCGTGAAGTTAACAAGGCGGAGCGCTTCTTCTCCCTACTACCTTGCCAACCACGAAGACGAGGTCCGGTTCAACGCCACCTTGCTCCAACTATTGAAAAAGGACTTCGACTGCGACCTTACGGAGTTCGAGTCGGAATTGCCAACGGACGACAGCGGAGTGGATGTGCCGCTGGTGCTAGACAGGATGCGGCAGGCGGTGCGCGACATCCCGGGGTTTGAGGTGGTGGAAGAAGCGGCGATCGCGCCCTTCTCGTTCGCCAAGTACTTGATGTGGAAGGACCTGGTCGATCGGGTAGGGCAACTGGAGCACAACCGCGTCGTGCGGCACTTGATCCATGAGCCCGACAAAGCGTTTGCGGCGGACGGCATCGGTC
Proteins encoded:
- a CDS encoding response regulator transcription factor, with protein sequence MPKPDLKKRVAELSPRLREVLRLLSLGCSVNEIADILGLAPATVDNHRTRLYHLLGVTKASLLVRVAIKYRVSPVDETLTLGEKRRRGKKRDGWNS
- a CDS encoding ISAs1 family transposase, which codes for MLTIGDREAVNLVRFFDGLPDPRSSVNRLHRLGDVIVIAICAVVALADGPTAIAQWAELNETWLKTHLALNHGIPGKDTFRRVLTLLDPVLFQQCFAAWLDGLCTAADDAPPSAQRHVAIDGKTLRRSHDRKNGLGPLHVVSAWASDCGVTLGQVATDEKSNEITAIPQLLEILDLEETIVTIDAAGCQKAIAAQIVQQGGDYVLALKGNHGKLFNDVRFALAGPLEDDVATRSVSRCVEVEQGHGRLESRTYFQMSAPDWLHGRSEWKGLKTIGAVVRTYEENGVEKSDTRSYVSSLRRHGERFAAAVRGHWGIENSLHWSLDVTYREDDSRVRHRTFAENLAWLRRFTLSLVKKHPGKQSQIMKRRMAGWSPEFLMQILAGNGC